In Salvelinus sp. IW2-2015 linkage group LG21, ASM291031v2, whole genome shotgun sequence, the genomic window NNNNNNNNNNNNNNNNNNNNNNNNNNNNNNNNNNNNNNNNNNNNNNNNNNNNNNNNNNNNNNNNNNNNNNNNNNNNNNNNNNNNNNNNNNNNNNNNNNNNNNNNNNNNNNNNNNNNNNNNNNNNNNNNNNNNNNNNNNNNNNNNNNNNNNNNNNNNNNNNNNNNNNNNNNNNNNNNNNNNNNNNNNNNNNNNNNNNNNNNNNNNNNNNNNNNNNNNNNNNNNNNNNNNNNNNNNNNNNNNNNNNNNNNNNNNNNNNNNNNNNNNNNNNNNNNNNNNNNNNNNNNNNNNNNNNNNNNNNNNNNNNNNNNNNNNNNNNNNNNNNNNNNNNNNNNNNNNNNNNNNNNNNNNNNNNNNNNNNNNNNNNNNNNNNNNNNNNNNNNNNNNNNNNNNNNNNNNNNNNNNNNNNNNNNNNNNNNNNNNNNNNNNNNNNNNNNNNNNNNNNNNNNNNNNNNNNNNNNNNNNNNNNNNNNNNNNNNNNNNNNNNNNNNNNNNNNNNNNNNNNNNNNNNNNNNNNNNNNNNNNNNNNNNNNNNNNNNNNNNNNNNNNNNNNNNNNNNNNNNNNNNNNNNNNNNNNNNNNNNNNNNNNNNNNNNNNNNNNNNNNNNNNNNNNNNNNNNNNNNNNNNNNNNNNNNNNNNNNNNNNNNNNNNNNNNNNNNNNNNNNNNNNNNNNNNNNNNNNNNNNNNNNNNNNNNNNNNNNNNNNNNNNNNNNNNNNNNNNNNNNNNNNNNNNNNNNNNNNNNNNNNNNNNNNNNNNNNNNNNNNNNNNNNNNNNNNNNNNNNNNNNNNNNNNNNNNNNNNNNNNNNNNNNNNNNNNNNNNNNNNNNNNNNNNNNNNNNNNNNNNNNNNNNNNNNNNNNNNNNNNNNNNNNNNNNNNNNNNNNNNNNNNNNNNNNNNNNNNNNNNNNNNNNNNNNNNNNNNNNNNNNNNNNNNNNNNNNNNNNNNNNNNNNNNNNNNNNNNNNNNNNNNNNNNNNNNNNNNNNNNNNNNNNNNNNNNNNNNNNNNNNNNNNNNNNNNNNNNNNNNNNNNNNNNNNNNNNNNNNNNNNNNNNNNNNNNNNNNNNNNNNNNNNNNNNNNNNNNNNNNNNNNNNNNNNNNNNNNNNNNNNNNNNNNNNNNNNNNNNNNNNNNNNNNNNNNNNNNNNNNNNNNNNNNTCAGGTCAGTAATATCGAGGAGTCCtctccaggtcagtatattgaggtAGTCCTCCTCGGGTCAGTAATATTGAGGGAGTCCTCCTTCAGGTCAGTATATCGGAGGAGAGTCCTCCTTCAGGTCAGTATATCGAGGgagtcctcctccaggtcagtatattgaggtAGTCCTCCTTCAGGTCAGTATATCGAGGgagtcctcctccaggtcagtatattgaggtAGTCCTCCTCTGGGTCAGTAATTGAGGGAGTCCTCCCTTCAGGTCAGTAATATGAGGGAGTCCTCCTTCAGGTCAGTATATCGAGGgagtcctcctccaggtcagtatattgagggagtcctcctccaggtcagtatattgaggtagtcctcctccaggtcagtaaTATTGAGGGtagtcctcctccaggtcagtatattgaggtAGTCCTCCTCCAGGTTCGTCAGTATATTGAGGtagtcctcctccaggtcagtatattgaggtAGTCCCTTTCTGGGTCAGTATATCGAAGgagtcctcctccaggtcagtatattgaggGAGTCCTCCTCCAGGTCGTATATTGAGGAGTTCTCCTCCAGTTCAGTATATTGAGGTATTCTCCTCGGGTCAGTATATTGAGGgagtcctcctccaggtcagtatattgaggtAGTCCTCCTTCAGGTCAGTATATCGAGGgagtcctcctccaggtcagtatattgaggtAGTCCTCCTCTGGGTCAGTATATTGAGGTAGTCCTCCTTCAGGTCAGTATATCGAGGgagtcctcctccaggtcagtatattgaggtagtcctcctccaggtcattatattgaggtagtcctcctccaggtcagtatattgaggtagtcctctccaggtcagtatattgaggtaagtcctcctccaggtcagtaaATTGAGGTAGTCCCTTTCTGGGTCAagtcctcctccaggtcagtatattgagggagtcctcctccaggtcagtatattgaggtagtcctcctccaggtcagtatattgagggagtcgtcctccaggtcagtatattgaggYagtcctcctccaggtcagtatattcATTACTGCAGGCTTTTGCTCTAACTCTACTCTAATACCCTTTTCATTTTACCTCAGGCAAGTTGGATTTCCCTGCTGTAAATGTGTCAATGAAGGATATGAAGGTCACAGTGAGCTTCGACAACCCTTACCACCTGTACACAGAACTGAAAGAGTCTCGCATTGGTGAAGATGACAAACGCTTCCTTTACCAAGTAACCTATGAAAATGTAAATATGATGAAAATTGCCCTTAATTGGTTAGAATCTActgtatatgtaacagtatagcttccgtccctctcctcgccccaacctgggctcaaaccagggaccctctgcacacatcaaccacagtcactcacaAAGCAACGCGCCACAAAAGCCTTGCagtgcaaggggaacaactacttctaggtctcagagcaagtgacgtcaccgattgaaacactattagcgcgcaccacccctaactagctagccatttcacatcggccacatATACATGCAGAGGGTACACACGGGTCATATCCATTTAATTACTTTGCTCAGTGCATTAGTAATGATGACCTAATGTTGACATCTATGGATACTTAASGATGATGTTGACATTTAGATGTTTTACTAATTGCATATTCTTTCTTCTGTCTGCAGACTAATCACACATTTGAGTGCCAGATAGAAGACAAAGTCTGTAGTCATCCCTTCACAGTCCTGGAGAACAAGGAGAAGTACTGTGTTAGTCTGGAGGAGAATGCAAAGGGCAACAAAGTTATGTTCAGCAGAATAGGACCCATCTGTGGCTATGAAGACAGTGAGMACACTACCTTTGTTGacattacattttctttgttATATCTGGTCCAAGTATTTAATTCTGACATTTTGTTTGTATGAATTATTGTAGTTTTGATGAATTATTATAGTCAAAATGAATAGTGGCTATGGAAAGTGAACTTACAATGACATAGTATGCTAGTCAGATTCTGTGACTGATATGTTTATCTATCTGCAGAAACAATTTCACTGGAATCATCTTTGCTCATGCTTttgccattgatcatcattggCATTGTGGCCTTTGTAGTCTTTGTGACGATAAAGCTCTGCCAGAGAAGCATGCGGAAAAGAAACTTGTCCAATTTTCCAAAGACTTTGGTAAGCGCATAATGTGTATGGTGGGTAACGTGCAATGTATTATGTAGAATGTGTAAAATATAGTGTATATTATGTATACAGCAGTACTGTGTGTCGTATACTATTTTACCCTCTGGGACAAGTTCATCCTATCCAATGCTTTTGCTTGTTGTTAGAACAGTACATGTTATCGGTTTATTTTCTGGTCCAAAACAGTAACCATACACCCTCTGAGCTGACTAATCTCAATTTGGCTATGTATTATTCTTTCACAGGCTTCAATCTTATCAAACCCACATGACAAGAATATAATGGACCTGCAATTTGAGATCATAGCGCACATCAGTGGCATAGAACCAGTTACCACCACATCCCAGAGCCTGTTGGAAActtcagaagaggaggaggaaccgACCACTAGCGTTGGATTTTCGGCTAACCCCTTTAGTTCTGGGCAGGTGGGGGAGGGCTTATCGGACAGCAGAAGCCAATTACGGACTGAGCTTCAGGTGACACAGCCACGCTCTGTGCTGCTGTGTGGAGATGACTCAATGACATTGGAGGACATGTATTCCACAGCTTCTGGCTATGACAGACAACACATCCCTCCAccagaggtggaggtggagatgagTGCAGGAGATGTAGTGGTGGGCTATGGCCCCACCTGAGCACCTCTGAACTCAGGCCTCTGTAACAAAAAAAACACCTTTCAATGGATGGATTAAGAACAATGACATTTGACTTCACAGAACTGGTTTACCTAGGTACACTGATACACTATCATGCCTAACTGATTTTCAATCATGTCCTCATTGGTGTagctcttcattcaaagactcaatcatgggcaCGCTTACTGAGGTGttgctgcttcgcgtgatgtattgtctctaccttcttgccctttgtgctattGTCTGTGGCCAATAATGTCTGTGTAATAATGTTTtgctgttgccatgttgtgttgctaccatgttgtcatgttgtgttgctaccatgctgtgttttcatgtgttgctgccatgctatgttgtcatcttaggtctctctttatgtagtgttgcggtgtctctcttgtcgtgatgtgagttctgtcctatatttttattttatttgttatttttaatcccagcccccgtccctgcaggaggccttttgccttttggtaggtcgtcattgtaaataagaatttgttcttaactgacttgcctagttaaaggttacatTTTCTTAAATTAAGTAGCGAAATGTTTGaatttttgtacattttattttaaactttttttaacaaggcaaaccctaacccggacgacgctgggccaattgtgcgccacccaagGGGAATCCCAATTacatccggttgtgatacaacctagaatcgaaccagggtctgtagtgacacctctagcactgagatgcagtgccttagaccgctgtgccactcgggatgaCTCAGAGAACAGTCAGTGACAAAGTGCTCAAAGCCTCCAAGATGGCAGGCAGTTATACACCTGTCCCACTCTTTCCACCTGAGCCACTTAAGGACAATAGGGATCTCTGGCAACAATGGCCAACCTGTCATACTGGATTTACRACCAGCTTTATTTACGTCAACCACTCATCCATGAAAATATGACCTTGTGGATCAACGGCACTAAAGATTTAGCACAGTAGGATACAATACACCAAATACTAAGTATCTAAGCTAACCGACTAGGCTGTGAGATGCAAGGCAAATATCACYCACGACATTGGCCATCCACGGAAGTTGCataatttatttcaatgtttaccaAAGCTTCAGGCCAACTGCCATTAACCTGGTTAGATAATGATTGACACTTTGTATAATGTTATTTTCTGTATTATTGTATTTTCtgttgtatttctgtttttatggtCACTTTATGGAGATTTCTGTAAATCTATCGCCAGTCCAAATCTGTGTGCTGAACTAATCTTCAGTAAACTTTACTCAGGATGCAAAAATATTGTTGGTGGTTGGGCATTGAAATATAATTGAATAACCAAAtgaatgtcacacacacaactgtaaaaTAAAACAGACGTAGGTATTTACTAAARATATCCAAGGACTTTTTTCTGTAATTTTtctcaacaaaaaaacaccagGAAGAATCTTTAGCTTTATTGTATAAGGTAAGAAGGGTTAGTGAGCTGCACTCTGATGATTGACATGCTAACTTCAGAAGAGTTgatctataaaaataaaaataaacttctgAATTAAcctggtcacagatctgtttgtgcagtcTTGCAGACTTACTGTCACGGTGATAGGAGTTGGCRTGagaatgaccataggagttggggagagcactaacagatctgggaccaggctacatcaATCTCTGAACACTTCACAAAAAAAAGTCACACGGCCCATAGTCCTCGTGTTGGGGTCCTCTGCAAGATGGCGGTTGCAGGGTTGTTGTCCATCAGTAATCCAGTTAAGAGGATGAGCACAAAGTCAGTCCCAATTCATCTTGCATCTGGGCAGCTAAGACAGCTTTAGACCCTGGACGTTGGAACGCAGGTTCAACATTTGTTTCTCTTGATAGACCTTTTCCTGTTTGAACGCCTCTTTGTTGGCCTTCTTTTCTGTTCTTCGCTCCTGTATAAACATTCAAGCAATATGGTGTCAATGGTGAAGGACAAAAAGCATTCTACAAGATATCTAAATACTTGAACCGTATTCAGAGATGactcttacaaaaaaaagaaaatgtagttatacaatgtacactgctcaaaaaaataaagggaacacttaaacaacacaatgtaactccaagtcaatcacacttctatgaaatcaaactgtccacttaggaagcaacactgattgacaataaatttcacatgttgttgtgcaaatggaatagacaaaaggtggaatttaggtattagcaagacaccccaaaaggagtgattctgcaggtgtgaccacagaccactctctcagttcctatgcttctggctgatgttttggtcacttttgaatgctggcggtgctctcactctagtggagcatgagacggagtctacaaccacacaagtggctcaggtagtgtagttcatccaggatggcacatcaatgcgagctgttgcaaaaaggtttgctgtgtctgtcagcgtagttccagagcatggaggcgctaccaggagacaggccagtacatcaggagacgtggaggaggccgtaggagggcaacaacccagcagcaggaccgctacctccgcctttgtgcaaggaggtgcactgccagagccctgcaaaatgactcagcaggccacaaatgtgcatatggtcagcatatggtctcacaagggtctgaggattcatctcggtactaatggcagtcaggctacctctggcgagcacatggagggctgtgcggccccaaaagaaatgccaccccaccatgactgaccccgccaaaccggtcatgctggaggatgttgcaggcagcagaactttccaccgcgtctccagactctgtcacatgtgctcatgtgctcagtgtgaacctgctttcatctgtgaagagcacagggcgccagtggcgaatttgccaatcttggtgttctctggcaaatgccaaacgtcctgcacggtgctggctgtaagcacaaccccacctgtggacgtcgggccctcatacacctcatggagtctatttctgactgtttgagcagacacatgcacatttgtggcctgcttgaggtcattttgcagggctctgcaggtgcacctccttgcacaaagcggaggtagcggtcctgctgctgggttgtgccctcctacggcctcctccacgctcctgatgtactggccgtctcctggtagcgctccatgctctggacactacgctgacagacacagcaaactttttgcacagctcgcattgatgtgccatcctggatgaactgcactacctgagccacttgtgtgggttgtagactccgtctcatactaccactagagtgagagcaccgccagcattcaaaagtgaccaaaacatcagccaggaagcataggaactgagaagtgtctgtggtcaccacctgcagaatcactccttttttgggggtgtcttgctaattgcctataatttccaccttttgtcattccatttgcacaacacatgtgaaatttattgtcaatcagtgttgcttcctaagtggacagtttgatttcagaagtgtgattgacttggagttacttgtgttgtttaagtgttccctttattttttgagcagtgtatatatctcagcaaaaaaagaaacgtccctttttcaggaccctgtttcaaacataatttgtaaaaaatccaaataacttcacagatcgtcattgtaagggtttaaacactgttttcccatgcttgtgtcaatgaaccataaacaattaatgaacatgcacctgtggaacaatctcaagacactaacagcttacagacggtaggcaaaaaggtcacagttatgaaaacttaggacactaaagaggcctttctactgactctatattaaaaagtgtgtgtgtgtgtaactcagcaaaaaaagaaacatcctttttcaggaccctgtctttcaaagatattcgtaaaaatccaaataacttcacagatcttcattgtaaagggtttaaaactgtttcccatgctttcaatgaaccataaacaattaatgaacatgccctgtggaacggtcgttaagacactaacatcttacagacggtaggcaattaagatcacagttatgaaaacttagacactaaagaggctttctactgactctgaaaacaccaaaagaaagatgccagggtccctgctcatctcgtgaacgtgccttaggcatgctgcaaggagcatgaggactgcagatgtggccagggcaataaattgcaatgtccgtactggtGAGACGCCTAAGATAGCGCTACacgggagacaggacggacagctgatgttcccgcagtggcagaccagtgtaacaacacctgcacaggatcagtacattgaacagcacacctgcgggacaggtacagaatggcaaacaactgcccgagttacgcaggaacgcacaatcctccatcagtgctcagactgtccgccaataggctgagagaggctggactgaggctcgtaggcctgttgtaagacaagtcctcaccagacaacatcggcaacaacgtcgtctatgggcacaaatctACCGTcgctggacagacaggactggcaaaaagtgctcttcactgacgagttgcggttttgtctcaccgggggtgatggtcggattcgcgttcatcgtcgaaggaatgagctacACACGAGGCTGTACTCTGGACGGGAACGATTTGGAGGTGGGAGAATTCATCatgtctggggcgatgtgtcacagcatcatcggattgagcttgttgtcattgcaggcaatctcacaagctgtgcgttacagggaagacatcctcctccctcatagtggtaccttcctgcacgctcatcctgacatgccaccaaccatactgctcgttctcaatgcgtgatttcctacaagacagaaatgtcagtgtcgtgccatggccaacgaagagcccggatctcaatcccattgagcacgtctgggacccgTTGGatcgagggtgagggctagggccaatccctagaatgtctgggaacttgcaggtggaagagtgaggtaacatctcacagcaagaactggcaaatctggtgcagtcatgaggaggagatgcactgcagtacttaatgcagctgttggccacaccagatactgactttactttgaaccccccccccctttgttcagggacacattattcaatttctgttagtcacatgtctgtggaacttgttcagtttatgtctcagttgttgaatcttattatgttcatacaaatatttacacatgttaagtgtgctgaaaataaacacagttgacagtgagtggaCGTTTMTTTTTTTTGCTGAGATATAATATacacagctctggaaaaaattaagagactaCTGCATCTTCTTTGTTATTTTGAcctgttgtcattttctgcaaataaatgYTCTAAATGACAATAtctttatttggaatttgggagaaatgtcagtagtttatagaataaaataaaaatgtYcattttacccaaacacatacctataaatagtaaaaccagagaaactgataataTTGCAGTGGTCTCTTTATGTATGTATACATACAGCTCYggagaagaaaaaaaatatatatatacagttgaagtcgaagtttacatacaccttagccaaatacatttaaactcagtttcacaattcctgacatttaatccaagtaaaaattccctggcttaggtcagttaggatcaccacttttattttaagaatgtgaaatgtcagaataatagttgagaattatttatttaagcttttatttctttcatcacattcccagtgggtcgagagtttacatactctcaattagtatttgatagcattgcctttaaattgtttaacttgggtcaaacgtttcaggtagccttccacaagcttcccacaataagttgggtgaattttggccctttcctcttgacagagctggtgtaactgagtcaggtttgtagacctccttgctagcacacgctttttcagttctgcccacattctctatagggttgaggtcagggctttgtgatggccactccaataccttgactttgttgtccttaagccattttgctccaactttggaagtatgcttggggtcattgtccatttggaagacccatttgcgaccaagctttaacttcctgactgactgactgactgatgtcttgagatgttgcttcaatatatccacataatgttcctcctcatgatgccatctattttgtgaattgcaccagtccctcctgcagcaaagctcccccacaacaggatgctgccacccccgtgcttcacggttgggatggtgttcctcggcttgcaagcatccccctttttcctccaaacataacgatggtcattatggccaaacagttctatttttgtttcatcagaccagaggacatttctccaaaaagtacaatctttgcccccatgtgcagttgcaaaccagtctggcttttttatggcggttttggaacagtggcttcttccttgccgagtgacctttcaggttatgtcgatataggactcgttttactgtggatatagatacttttgtacccgtttcctccagcatcttcacaaggtcctttgctgttgttctgggattgatttgtacttttcgcaccaaagtacgttcatctctaggagacagaacacgtctccttccttagcgctatgaaccagacttgtggagatctacaattatttttgattttaacttctgactcactggaattgtgatacagtgaattataagttaaataatctgtctgtaaacaattgttggaaaaactacttgtgtcatgcacaaagtagatgtcgtaaccgacttgccaaaactatagtttgttaacaagaaatttgtggagtggttgaaaaacgagttttaatgactccaacctaagtgtatataaacttccgacttcaactgtatatataaaaaaatggagCACAGTATTCCAACCTATGACGATTGTTCAAGGAGCTTTTTCAACCATTTTGTTACCAAGCCAACAATAAATGAATTCTCCACATGAACCCCCAGTAGGGAGGGCCAGACAGAACTATTAGTCGTGAGTATAGTAACCCACCTTGCGTTCCTCTCTGATGCCCTGTTTCCTGGCTTTCCGCTCCCCCTTGCTCTCCTCTCGAGGTCGGGGCTGTGTGGCGACTCGGGGCAGGTCTGAGTCATTGATACGCTCCATGCGCTCCGCCTGCTTGGCTGTCAGGCCCCTCCCGGGAAGGACGTCCAGGGGAATGCCTGTCCTGGTGGACACTCGGATGGGCTTTGCCTGAGAAGAGAACACAGAAATACACTAAACGGTCATATCAACAGCAACAACGGCCCGGAGCTGATGCCTTAAATTCACAACTTAGTAGCTAACGTTGGGTAGGAAGAYGAGCTAAAAGCCTCACAAAATGTTTCATGTTAGACATGCAACTTACTACGTGACAATGTATTTCTTTCTGTTATCTTCGCTCAAACAACCAACAGAGGAAAACATTTCTTACCTttggtggatctttgatgatTTTTGGATGGTTATACAAATTTGAATAGGTACCTTGGAKRGTAAAGAAAGGATTTcaatattcattaaaaaaaagaaggaaaatgtAGTAATTATGGTAATAAAAGATCTAGCCAATTCGTATGTCATCAGAACATAATTGTCATCAGGCATGTACTACAATGGTAATATTAAAGTGTTAGTTACTGAACAGACAATAGCAACACGTTTAGTAGACTAACTTACTGATAATGGTTTCACAGTCCCACTTCTCTGCTGGTGCCGTCAGGACAATGGTCTCCatctcctgttcctgttcctcttcatcctcctcctcctcctccctcaccactGGCAGCTCTTTAGGACCCAGGGCGTCAGGCCTCTGGTAGCTGAAAGAATACAGTTGATTCAATTACTGTCATTATCTATAGTTAAACACACATAAAGACGTGCTTATGGTAATCCATTGTGTCCAATGAGGACTTCCGCCTCTGTCTTTATCTAAGAGTATTGCTATggagttacacacacactcactctaacGCCTTCTGTTTGAAGTAGTCTTTGATGACCTCCTCCAGGCGAGCACTGTCTGGCTCGATATGCCCTTCCAGCTCAGCGTTGTCCAGGGCCCCAATCTCATCCTCGTCAAACTGCTCGAAAAACTaagggagacagaaagaaacaAGTTCTGAAAACgatacaatgacattcatttaAATCATTGTTTTAATTAACTGAATATCATAAGTTGAAATCAGCACCTG contains:
- the LOC111982476 gene encoding interferon gamma receptor 1 — translated: MMLAFCGSLTFLMVLVTAVSTLVPPPENVTVSCNNLQTTVYWNYSELLRQPLFRLKITGDHSSWENSTKHHHFDLSPLMWNAKEPDRYYVKITAIDETEESASQKSSIFTFNRYLXADIYCKLDFPAVNVSMKDMKVTVSFDNPYHLYTELKESRIGEDDKRFLYQVTYENTNHTFECQIEDKVCSHPFTVLENKEKYCVSLEENAKGNKVMFSRIGPICGYEDKTISLESSLLMLLPLIIIGIVAFVVFVTIKLCQRSMRKRNLSNFPKTLASILSNPHDKNIMDLQFEIIAHISGIEPVTTTSQSLLETSEEEEEPTTSVGFSANPFSSGQVGEGLSDSRSQLRTELQVTQPRSVLLCGDDSMTLEDMYSTASGYDRQHIPPPEVEVEMSAGDVVVGYGPT